In Cryptomeria japonica chromosome 10, Sugi_1.0, whole genome shotgun sequence, a genomic segment contains:
- the LOC131858693 gene encoding uncharacterized protein LOC131858693, with translation MVEWFGNDTFDKTKLLEKAGTYLKYVRDQYRTHLERNLKYERPPMIPERERKDLILDAKERIERKKGNTPLDARRRLSDMSKATKARQEKHGQHKLDSGGYMKLVARIGSEFNRAPIEDDKRIAYQQGYSAVADRLRELSGHTQHSSASVTQPANYETPPAHEGPDVHPSSGEHVVGGEQVEHDLGTQPQERDVPHSEDPPSLQCPRP, from the exons atggttgagtggtttggaaatgacacctttgacaaaaccaaactccttgaaaaagctggcacatatctaaagtatgtgagggaccaatataggacccatttggagaggaacctaaagtacgagcgtccccccatgattccagagagggagcgaaaggacctgattttggatgccaaggagagaattgaaaggaaaaaaggaaatacaccactagacgctagaagaag actgagtgacatgtcaaaggcaaccaaggcaaggcaagaaaagcacgggcaacacaaactcgactctggtggctacatgaaacttgttgcacgaatt ggctctgaattcaatagagcgcccatagaagatgacaagagaattgcctaccaacaaggatattcagccgtggctgatcgactacgagaattgagtgggcatacacaacattcgagtgcatccgtcacacag cctgctaattatgaaacaccacctgcacatgaaggtccggatgtgcatcccagtagtggag agcacgtagtcggtggtgagcaagtggagcatgatctgggtacacaacctcaagaacgtgatgttccccactcag